The following are encoded in a window of Carya illinoinensis cultivar Pawnee chromosome 15, C.illinoinensisPawnee_v1, whole genome shotgun sequence genomic DNA:
- the LOC122297073 gene encoding disease resistance protein Roq1-like isoform X4, with protein MTNRDVFLSFRGEDTRNNFTVHLYQALDRIGINTYKDDKELSKGEEISPALLKAIEESKISIVIFSENYASSTWCLDELLKILECKESKQQKVLAVYYKVEPSTVRHQNGSFKEAFAKHEKKFDEAKVQRWKTALNQTAGLCGFHLKINEDEYEFIQKIVKEVSTTLPKHFDLHVAKFPVGIKSRVEDINKLLCIEENDIRMIGIFGVGGIGKTTIANEMYNCITDRFEGSCFLANVRESSKQDQGGLVKLQQTILSDILKDSSLKASNVYQGINLIMKRLCHKRILLVLDDVDCLDQLDKLCGSCDWFGSGSRIIITTRDEGLLTKHHVDFKYHTKVMEHHEARQLFIKHAFKSGKLDDGFADVIELALKCAAGLPLALKIIGSNLCGQDIKFWKSELKEYKRVQEHDIYEKLKISYDGLDDRTKKIFLDIACFFKGRNREYVTLILDGCGFNAYAGIKKLNDKCLITIDEDDKLMMHDLLEDMGKEIVRQEAPEEPGKRSRLYSYEDVREVLERNKGTEQIEGILINFPSWEDSTIRLDSDVFAKMEKLRILKLTYFFGHLDDCDGFFCDGLNYLSNELRVLHWPKCPLLSLPSNFHGEKLIDFDIRGSKIRDLGTRLQPKNLTSIDLTFCDDLTNIPDLSSCSNLEELIFDYCGSLVEVHDSVGFLKKLVKLSFKGCFSLKKLPRSFKLISLKVLDLEGCTSLEYFPEIECKMEHLEYLSLECTEIQELPSSITYFTGLNRLFIDACDNFVHFPVNIFQLEHLQEVSITGCPNFVNFGKEVGHNEQFVPCTQDNEISSSMEPRESNNLFRTFNFSSSLWTLDLSGSAIVSLPPCIERFVGLSRLLLSYCEQLEQILHLPPNIKWVEAMGCESLERFPHVSTESSFGILGLKRLTRIDLSECNKVEVDVGNHAPDPLLVQERFREKDSSTIIYPGSRIPEWFKYCKETTSLSKSIEVEMDHNASMCFGHQIVALVLCFVVGPIEEGTMRCFTISINGRQSGIDNTWLWNSLDAHHVCLRYIAGNSIDEILSRSYREGNNNMRFTFEGDRKKALLKSVGVHLIYRNDNFINPIQLSKRYQDDGEHDLAPDWNPQEKRQSSTTRIMEFNDANDDLIIEDLDLELRLGKESKLRKESKLGERTAMGNR; from the exons ATGACTAATCGCGATGTATTCTTAAGCTTTCGCGGAGAGGATACTCGCAATAATTTCACTGTTCATCTTTACCAAGCATTGGATCGAATTGGAATCAACACTTACAAAGATGACAAGGAGCTGAGTAAAGGTGAAGAAATTTCACCGGCACTTTTAAAGGCCATTGAAGAGTCAAAGATTTCGATCGTAATATTTTCTGAAAACTATGCGTCATCGACGTGGTGTTTGGATGAGCTGTTGAAGATCCTAGAGTGTAAAGAATCAAAGCAACAGAAGGTTCTAGCAGTGTATTACAAAGTCGAGCCATCGACAGTACGACACCAAAATGGAAGTTTTAAAGAAGCGTTCGCTAAACATGAAAAAAAGTTCGATGAAGCTAAAGTTCAGAGGTGGAAGACTGCCTTAAATCAAACTGCCGGGCTATGCGGTTTTCATTTGAAGATCAACGA GGACGAATATGAGTTTATCCAAAAGATTGTTAAAGAGGTCTCAACAACCTTACCAAAACATTTTGACTTGCATGTTGCCAAGTTTCCGGTGGGAATAAAGTCTCGAGTAGAAGATATTAACAAGCTATTATGTATTGAGGAGAATGACATACGCATGATAGGGATTTTCGGTGTTGGTGGAATTGGAAAAACAACTATTGCAAATGAGATGTATAACTGCATTACTGATCGATTTGAAGGTAGCTGTTTTCTTGCAAATGTTAGGGAATCTTCAAAACAAGATCAAGGTGGTCTCGTAAAGTTGCAACAGACAATTCTTTCTGACATTCTTAAAGATTCAAGTTTGAAAGCTAGTAATGTCTATCAAGGAATCAATTTGATAATGAAGAGACTTTGCCATAAAAGAATTCTTTTGGTTCTTGATGATGTCGATTGTTTGGACCAATTAGACAAATTATGTGGAAGTTGCGATTGGTTTGGTTCTGGTAGTCGAATCATCATAACAACAAGGGATGAGGGTTTACTAACTAAGCATCATGTTGATTTCAAATATCATACGAAGGTAATGGAACACCATGAAGCTCGTCAGCTCTTTATCAAGCATGCCTTCAAAAGTGGCAAACTAGATGATGGTTTTGCGGATGTCATAGAACTTGCACTAAAGTGTGCTGCCGGCCTTCCACTTGCTTTAAAAATAATAGGCTCAAATCTATGTGGACAAGATATAAAGTTTTGGAAAAGTGAATTGAAAGAGTACAAAAGAGTTCAAGAACATGATATCTAcgaaaaactcaaaataagtTACGATGGATTAGATGATCGTACAAAAAAGATTTTTCTtgacattgcatgtttctttaaaGGACGCAATAGAGAATATGTCACTCTGATTCTGGATGGTTGTGGTTTCAATGCCTATGCTGGTATCAAAAAGCTCAATGATAAATGTCTCATAACTATTGATGAAGATGATAAACTCATGATGCATGACTTATTAGAAGATATGGGTAAAGAAATTGTCCGACAAGAAGCACCTGAAGAACCTGGCAAGCGGAGTAGATTATACTCTTATGAAGATGTTCGTGAAGTACTTGAAAGAAATAAG GGAACAGAACAAATTGAAGGCATATTGATCAATTTTCCTTCTTGGGAGGACAGTACGATACGTTTGGATTCTGATGTGTTTGCAAAAATGGAAAAACTCAGAATATTAAAACTTACATACTTCTTTGGCCACCTTGACGACTGTGACGGCTTTTTTTGTGATGGATTGAATTATCTCTCTAATGAGTTAAGAGTTCTTCATTGGCCCAAATGTCCTTTGCTCTCTTTGCCATCTAATTTTCATGGAGAGAAACTCATTGATTTCGATATCCGAGGAAGCAAAATTAGAGATTTAGGCACGAGATTGCAACCTAAG AACTTAACAAGTATAGACCTCACTTTCTGTGATGACTTGACAAATATACCGGAtctttcaagttgctcaaatctAGAGGAGTTGATTTTTGATTATTGTGGAAGTTTAGTTGAGGTTCATGATTCTGTTGGATTTTTGAAAAAGCTtgttaaattgagttttaaagGATGTTTCAGCCTAAAGAAGTTGCCAAGAAGCTTCAAGTTGATATCTCTAAAAGTACTTGACCTTGAAGGTTGTACAAGCCTTGAATACTTTCCTGAAATTGAGTGTAAAATGGAACATTTGGAGTATCTCTCGTTAGAATGCACAGAAATACAGGAGCTACCTTCATCCATTACATACTTCACTGGGCTCAATAGGTTATTTATAGATGCTTGCGACAACTTTGTGCATTTTCCAGTAAACATTTTTCAGTTGGAACATCTACAGGAGGTTTCCATCACTGGTTGtccaaattttgtaaattttggaaaggaGGTGGGGCATAATGAACAATTCGTGCCATGTACACAGGACAATGAAATTTCATCAAGTATGGAACCTCgagaatcaaataatttatttaggaCATTTAATTTCTCATCCAGTTTGTGGACTTTAGATCTATCTGGTAGTGCTATTGTTAGCCTTCCTCCATGCATCGAAAGATTTGTTGGATTGTCTAGACTATTGTTGAGCTACTGTGAGCAACTTGAACAAATTCTAcaccttccaccaaatataaAATGGGTAGAGGCTATGGGATGCGAGTCATTGGAACGCTTTCCTCATGTATCGACAGAATCTTCATTCGGTATACTCGGCTTAAAACGGTTAACAAGGATTGACTTATCGGAATGCAATAAAGTGGAAGTGGATGTAGGGAATCATGCACCAGATCCATTATTGGTACAG GAACGCTTTCGGGAGAAAGATTCAAGTACGATTATATATCCAGGAAGTAGGATTCCAGAGTGGTTCAAGTATTGCAAGGAGACTACTTCATTAAGTAAATCTATTGAAGTAGAAATGGATCATAATGCGTCCATGTGTTTTGGGCATCAGATCGTGGCAttagttttgtgttttgttgtgGGACCTATTGAAGAAGGGACTATGCGGTGTTTTACTATCTCAATAAACGGCCGGCAGAGTGGAATTGATAATACGTGGTTATGGAATTCATTGGACGCACATCATGTATGTCTAAGATACATAGCTGGAAATTCTATTGATGAGATTCTGTCAAGAAGTTACAGGGAGGGGAACAATAATATGAGGTTTACATTTGAAGGTGATAggaagaaagcacttttaaaaaGTGTCGGAGTCCATCTAATATACAGGAATGACAATTTCATTAATCCtattcaactttcaaagagATACCAAGATGATGGTGAGCATGACTTGGCACCCGATTGGAACCCACAAGAGAAGCGGCAATCTTCAACCACGAGAATTATGGAATTCAACGATGCTAATGATGATTTAATTATTGAGGATTTGGATTTAGAACTTCGACTTGG AAAGGAATCGAAGTTGCGGAAGGAATCAAAGTTGGGGGAAAGAACCGCAATG GGTAATCGCTGA
- the LOC122297073 gene encoding disease resistance protein Roq1-like isoform X3 produces the protein MTNRDVFLSFRGEDTRNNFTVHLYQALDRIGINTYKDDKELSKGEEISPALLKAIEESKISIVIFSENYASSTWCLDELLKILECKESKQQKVLAVYYKVEPSTVRHQNGSFKEAFAKHEKKFDEAKVQRWKTALNQTAGLCGFHLKINEDEYEFIQKIVKEVSTTLPKHFDLHVAKFPVGIKSRVEDINKLLCIEENDIRMIGIFGVGGIGKTTIANEMYNCITDRFEGSCFLANVRESSKQDQGGLVKLQQTILSDILKDSSLKASNVYQGINLIMKRLCHKRILLVLDDVDCLDQLDKLCGSCDWFGSGSRIIITTRDEGLLTKHHVDFKYHTKVMEHHEARQLFIKHAFKSGKLDDGFADVIELALKCAAGLPLALKIIGSNLCGQDIKFWKSELKEYKRVQEHDIYEKLKISYDGLDDRTKKIFLDIACFFKGRNREYVTLILDGCGFNAYAGIKKLNDKCLITIDEDDKLMMHDLLEDMGKEIVRQEAPEEPGKRSRLYSYEDVREVLERNKGTEQIEGILINFPSWEDSTIRLDSDVFAKMEKLRILKLTYFFGHLDDCDGFFCDGLNYLSNELRVLHWPKCPLLSLPSNFHGEKLIDFDIRGSKIRDLGTRLQPKNLTSIDLTFCDDLTNIPDLSSCSNLEELIFDYCGSLVEVHDSVGFLKKLVKLSFKGCFSLKKLPRSFKLISLKVLDLEGCTSLEYFPEIECKMEHLEYLSLECTEIQELPSSITYFTGLNRLFIDACDNFVHFPVNIFQLEHLQEVSITGCPNFVNFGKEVGHNEQFVPCTQDNEISSSMEPRESNNLFRTFNFSSSLWTLDLSGSAIVSLPPCIERFVGLSRLLLSYCEQLEQILHLPPNIKWVEAMGCESLERFPHVSTESSFGILGLKRLTRIDLSECNKVEVDVGNHAPDPLLVQERFREKDSSTIIYPGSRIPEWFKYCKETTSLSKSIEVEMDHNASMCFGHQIVALVLCFVVGPIEEGTMRCFTISINGRQSGIDNTWLWNSLDAHHVCLRYIAGNSIDEILSRSYREGNNNMRFTFEGDRKKALLKSVGVHLIYRNDNFINPIQLSKRYQDDGEHDLAPDWNPQEKRQSSTTRIMEFNDANDDLIIEDLDLELRLGKESKLRKESKLGERTAMVQRPQRICL, from the exons ATGACTAATCGCGATGTATTCTTAAGCTTTCGCGGAGAGGATACTCGCAATAATTTCACTGTTCATCTTTACCAAGCATTGGATCGAATTGGAATCAACACTTACAAAGATGACAAGGAGCTGAGTAAAGGTGAAGAAATTTCACCGGCACTTTTAAAGGCCATTGAAGAGTCAAAGATTTCGATCGTAATATTTTCTGAAAACTATGCGTCATCGACGTGGTGTTTGGATGAGCTGTTGAAGATCCTAGAGTGTAAAGAATCAAAGCAACAGAAGGTTCTAGCAGTGTATTACAAAGTCGAGCCATCGACAGTACGACACCAAAATGGAAGTTTTAAAGAAGCGTTCGCTAAACATGAAAAAAAGTTCGATGAAGCTAAAGTTCAGAGGTGGAAGACTGCCTTAAATCAAACTGCCGGGCTATGCGGTTTTCATTTGAAGATCAACGA GGACGAATATGAGTTTATCCAAAAGATTGTTAAAGAGGTCTCAACAACCTTACCAAAACATTTTGACTTGCATGTTGCCAAGTTTCCGGTGGGAATAAAGTCTCGAGTAGAAGATATTAACAAGCTATTATGTATTGAGGAGAATGACATACGCATGATAGGGATTTTCGGTGTTGGTGGAATTGGAAAAACAACTATTGCAAATGAGATGTATAACTGCATTACTGATCGATTTGAAGGTAGCTGTTTTCTTGCAAATGTTAGGGAATCTTCAAAACAAGATCAAGGTGGTCTCGTAAAGTTGCAACAGACAATTCTTTCTGACATTCTTAAAGATTCAAGTTTGAAAGCTAGTAATGTCTATCAAGGAATCAATTTGATAATGAAGAGACTTTGCCATAAAAGAATTCTTTTGGTTCTTGATGATGTCGATTGTTTGGACCAATTAGACAAATTATGTGGAAGTTGCGATTGGTTTGGTTCTGGTAGTCGAATCATCATAACAACAAGGGATGAGGGTTTACTAACTAAGCATCATGTTGATTTCAAATATCATACGAAGGTAATGGAACACCATGAAGCTCGTCAGCTCTTTATCAAGCATGCCTTCAAAAGTGGCAAACTAGATGATGGTTTTGCGGATGTCATAGAACTTGCACTAAAGTGTGCTGCCGGCCTTCCACTTGCTTTAAAAATAATAGGCTCAAATCTATGTGGACAAGATATAAAGTTTTGGAAAAGTGAATTGAAAGAGTACAAAAGAGTTCAAGAACATGATATCTAcgaaaaactcaaaataagtTACGATGGATTAGATGATCGTACAAAAAAGATTTTTCTtgacattgcatgtttctttaaaGGACGCAATAGAGAATATGTCACTCTGATTCTGGATGGTTGTGGTTTCAATGCCTATGCTGGTATCAAAAAGCTCAATGATAAATGTCTCATAACTATTGATGAAGATGATAAACTCATGATGCATGACTTATTAGAAGATATGGGTAAAGAAATTGTCCGACAAGAAGCACCTGAAGAACCTGGCAAGCGGAGTAGATTATACTCTTATGAAGATGTTCGTGAAGTACTTGAAAGAAATAAG GGAACAGAACAAATTGAAGGCATATTGATCAATTTTCCTTCTTGGGAGGACAGTACGATACGTTTGGATTCTGATGTGTTTGCAAAAATGGAAAAACTCAGAATATTAAAACTTACATACTTCTTTGGCCACCTTGACGACTGTGACGGCTTTTTTTGTGATGGATTGAATTATCTCTCTAATGAGTTAAGAGTTCTTCATTGGCCCAAATGTCCTTTGCTCTCTTTGCCATCTAATTTTCATGGAGAGAAACTCATTGATTTCGATATCCGAGGAAGCAAAATTAGAGATTTAGGCACGAGATTGCAACCTAAG AACTTAACAAGTATAGACCTCACTTTCTGTGATGACTTGACAAATATACCGGAtctttcaagttgctcaaatctAGAGGAGTTGATTTTTGATTATTGTGGAAGTTTAGTTGAGGTTCATGATTCTGTTGGATTTTTGAAAAAGCTtgttaaattgagttttaaagGATGTTTCAGCCTAAAGAAGTTGCCAAGAAGCTTCAAGTTGATATCTCTAAAAGTACTTGACCTTGAAGGTTGTACAAGCCTTGAATACTTTCCTGAAATTGAGTGTAAAATGGAACATTTGGAGTATCTCTCGTTAGAATGCACAGAAATACAGGAGCTACCTTCATCCATTACATACTTCACTGGGCTCAATAGGTTATTTATAGATGCTTGCGACAACTTTGTGCATTTTCCAGTAAACATTTTTCAGTTGGAACATCTACAGGAGGTTTCCATCACTGGTTGtccaaattttgtaaattttggaaaggaGGTGGGGCATAATGAACAATTCGTGCCATGTACACAGGACAATGAAATTTCATCAAGTATGGAACCTCgagaatcaaataatttatttaggaCATTTAATTTCTCATCCAGTTTGTGGACTTTAGATCTATCTGGTAGTGCTATTGTTAGCCTTCCTCCATGCATCGAAAGATTTGTTGGATTGTCTAGACTATTGTTGAGCTACTGTGAGCAACTTGAACAAATTCTAcaccttccaccaaatataaAATGGGTAGAGGCTATGGGATGCGAGTCATTGGAACGCTTTCCTCATGTATCGACAGAATCTTCATTCGGTATACTCGGCTTAAAACGGTTAACAAGGATTGACTTATCGGAATGCAATAAAGTGGAAGTGGATGTAGGGAATCATGCACCAGATCCATTATTGGTACAG GAACGCTTTCGGGAGAAAGATTCAAGTACGATTATATATCCAGGAAGTAGGATTCCAGAGTGGTTCAAGTATTGCAAGGAGACTACTTCATTAAGTAAATCTATTGAAGTAGAAATGGATCATAATGCGTCCATGTGTTTTGGGCATCAGATCGTGGCAttagttttgtgttttgttgtgGGACCTATTGAAGAAGGGACTATGCGGTGTTTTACTATCTCAATAAACGGCCGGCAGAGTGGAATTGATAATACGTGGTTATGGAATTCATTGGACGCACATCATGTATGTCTAAGATACATAGCTGGAAATTCTATTGATGAGATTCTGTCAAGAAGTTACAGGGAGGGGAACAATAATATGAGGTTTACATTTGAAGGTGATAggaagaaagcacttttaaaaaGTGTCGGAGTCCATCTAATATACAGGAATGACAATTTCATTAATCCtattcaactttcaaagagATACCAAGATGATGGTGAGCATGACTTGGCACCCGATTGGAACCCACAAGAGAAGCGGCAATCTTCAACCACGAGAATTATGGAATTCAACGATGCTAATGATGATTTAATTATTGAGGATTTGGATTTAGAACTTCGACTTGG AAAGGAATCGAAGTTGCGGAAGGAATCAAAGTTGGGGGAAAGAACCGCAATG GTTCAAAGGCCTCAAAGAATATGTTTATAG